The genomic DNA AGGTCAAGGTCGTGCTGGACACCGTCCCCGGCGCGGACTACCAGCAGAAGCTGCAGACCGTGATCAACACCCCGCAGGCCCCCGACGTCTTCTTCAACTGGGGCGGCGGGTCCATCCAGCCGTTCGTCAAGGCCGACCTGCTGCTCCCGCTGGACGGGTTCATCGCCCAGGACCCCGGCCTGAAGGACAACTTCCTGCCGTCCGTCTTCAACTCGGCGGTGGTCGACGGCAAGCCGTACGGCGTGCCGATGCGCGGAACCCAGCCGGTGCTGCTCTTCCACAACAAGAAGGTGCTGGCCGACGCGGGCATCACCCCGCCGAAGACCTGGGACGAGCTGGTCGCCGACGCCAAGGCACTGAAGGCCAAGGGCGTCACCCCGATCGCCCTCGGCGGCGCGGACCAGTGGCCGACGCTGATGTGGTTCGAGTACCTCTACGACCGGATCGCCGGCCCCGGGCTCTTCCAGCGCGCGCTCGGCGGCGACCCGGCCGCCTGGGCCGGCGAGGACAGCCGCGCGGCCCTCGCCAAGCTCAAGGAGCTGGTCGACGCGGGCGCCTTCGGCACCACCTACGACTCGGTGAAGTTCACCGACGGCGGCTCCCCGGCCCTGGTGGCCAAGGGCAAGGCCGCGTTCGAGCTGATGGGCTCCTGGTACTACTCCACCCAGCAGGACGCCAACCCCGACTTCGCCAGGACCGGCCTCGGCTACACCGGCTTCCCGACCGTCGCCGGCGGCAAGGGCGACGCGGCCGACGTGGTCGGCAACACCAACAACTTCTACTCGGTGCTGAAGAAGACCAAGCACCCGGAGGCGGCCGCCGCCTTCCTCAAGCTGATGTACTCCGACGAGTTCGTGAAGGCGCAGCTGGCCATCGGCAACCTGCCGACCACCACCAACACCGCGAACTTCCTCGACACCGCCGCCAGCCCCGAGTACTCGAAGTACCAGTACGAGCTGGTCAAGGCCGCGCCCTCGTTCCAGCTCTCCTGGGACCAGGCCTACCCGCCGAGCGCCATCACCCCGATCCACGTCGCCGTCCAGCAGTTCTTCAACGGCAAGCTCGACGCGGACGGGTTCATCAAGGCCATGCAGGCCTTGTCGACGTCATGACGCGCGCCGGGCGGACCGGCGCGGGGGTGACCCGTCCGGGCTTCGCCTGGGCGGCGCCCGCCGCCGTGTTCTTCCTGCTGTTCGCGATCGTGCCGCTGCTGCTGGTCGCCGTCCTCTCCTTCACCAGCTGGGACGGCATCACCGACCCCCGCTTCAACGGCCTGGACAACTGGACCGGCCTGGCCCACGACCCGGTCATGCTCCAGTCGGTCGGCACCACCCTGCTGCTCACCGTCCTCGGCGTGGTCACCCAGACGCCGATCAGCATCCTGCTCGGCGTCTGGGCGGCCGGGCACCAGCGCAACCGGGCCGTGCTCTCGGCGATCTACTTCGTGCCGCTGCTGCTCTCGGCGACCGCCGTCTCGGTGGTGTGGCGGGCCGTCCTCGACCCCAACTTCGGAGTGCCCTCGCAGGCCGGCTGGCTGTTCGGCGACGGCAACCTGCTGGGCACCAGGGCCGGCGCGATCGGCGTGCTCACCTTCGTCGGCGTCTGGCAGTTCACCCCGCTGCACGCGCTGATCTACCAGGGCGGCGCCCGGGCGATCCCGCAGGTGCTCTACCAGGCCGCGGCGGTCGACGGCGCCGGTACCGTCCGGCAGTTCTTCCACATCACCCTGCCGCAGCTGCGCAACACCGTCATCACCTCCATGGTGCTGATGGTGGTCGGCGGGCTCACCACCTTCGACACGGTGCTGATCCTGACCCAGGGCGGCCCCGGCACCGACACCACCGTGAGTGCCTACTACATGTACCAGAAGGCCTTCAAGGGCTTCGACTTCGGCGCCGGCTCGGCGATCGCGCTGGTCCTGGTGGTGGTCGCCACCCTGATCTCGCTCGCGGTCGTCCGGCTCTCCGGCTACGACCGGATGCGCTCCTCGGCGGAGGGCCTGTGATGCGTCGACGCCCGAACTGGCTCGCCGGCCTCGGCTCGCTGGTGTGGCTGGCCCTGGTCGGCCTGCCGCTGTACGTGCTGCTGCTCGCCACCCTGCGCACCCGCTCCGACTACTCCACCGAGGGGCCGCTCTCCCTCCCCGCGGAGTGGACCTTCGACAACTACCTCACCGACCTGTCCAACGGCTTCGGCCAGGACTTCCTGAACACCCTGGTGGTCACCGCCAGCGTGGTCGCCATCGTGCTGCTGCTCGTCCCGCCGCTCGCGTACGCCATCGTGCGCGCCCGGGGGCGGACCACCGGGTGGGTGTTCCGGATGTTCCTGCTGGGTCTGGCGATCCCCGCGCAGGCGGTGATCGTGCCGATGTTCTACGTGATCAGCAAGGCCGGACTGTACGACCACCTGATCGGGGTGATCCTGCCGACCGCCGCCTTCTGCCTGCCCGTGTGCACGCTCGTGCTGACCGGCGCGATGCGCGACATCACCCCGGAGCTGTACGAGGCGATGGCGATGGACGGCGCCTCCCCGGCCCGGGTGTTCCGGCAGCTGGTGCTGCCGCTCTCCCGGGGCGGACTCTCCTCCGTCGTGGTGTTCGCCGCGCTCCAGGCGTGGAACGGCTTCCTCTTCCCACTGATCCTCACCCAGTCCGACGCCACCAAGGTGGTCACCCTCGGCCTGTACGAGTTCCAGACCGAGCACGGCGTCGACGTGCCCGGCCTGCTCAGTGCCGTGGTGCTGTCCATGCTGCCCATCTTCATCGTCTACCTGTTCGCCCGCCGCGCCCTGGTCCAGGGGCTGATGGGAGTCGGAGGAAAGTGAACGACCGTCAAGATCCCCCGCCCGCCTGGCGCGACACCGCGCTCGCGCCGTCGGAGCGCGCCGACGCCCTGATCGCGGAGATGACCCTGCCCGAGAAGCTCGCCCAACTGGTCGGCGTCTGGGTCGGCGCCAGCGACGAGGGCGGCGAGGTCGCCCCGCACCAGCACGAGATGGAGCAGCCGCCCGACCTCGACGAGCTGCTGCCGCACGGTCTCGGGCAGCTGACCCGCCCGTTCGGCACCGCCCCGGTCGACCCGGCGCTCGGCGCGCTGTCCCTGCAGCGCAGCCAGCAGCGGATCGCCGCCGCCAACCGCTTCGGCATCCCGGCGATCGCCCACGAGGAGTGCCTCGCCGGGTTCGCCGCCTGGGGCGCCACCGCCTACCCGGTGCCGCTGTCCTGGGGCGCCGCCTTCGACCCCGACCTGGTGCGGGAGATGGCCGCCGCGATCGGCCGCGACCTGCGGTCCGTCGGCGTCCACCAGGGCCTCGCCCCGGTGCTCGACGTGGTCCGCGACGCCCGCTGGGGCCGGGTCGAGGAGACCGTCGGCGAGGACCCGTACCTGGTCGGCACGGTCGCCACCGCCTACGTCCAGGGCCTGGAGTCCGCCGGGATCGTCGCCACCCTCAAGCACTTCGCCGGGTACTCCGCCTCCCGCGCCGGCCGCAACCTCGCACCGGTCAGCATGGGCGCCCGCGAACGGGCCGACGTCATCCTGCCGCCGTTCGAGATGGCCGTCCGCGAGGGCCGGCCCCGTTCGGTGATGCACGCCTACACCGACACCGACGGCCTCCCGTCGGCCGCCGACGAGGCGCTGCTCACCGGCCTGCTCCGGGACACCTGGGGCTTCACCGGCACCGTCGTCGCCGACTACTTCGGCATCGCCTTCCTCAAGGCGCTGCACGGCGTCGCCGAGGACTGGGCGGACGCCGCCGGCCTCGCCCTGGCCAGCGGCGTCGACGTCGAACTGCCCACCGTGAAGACCTTCGGAGCGCCCCTGCTGGACGCCGTCGCGTCCGGCGCCGTACCGGAGGCGCTGGTCGACCGGGCGCTGCACCGGGTGCTCGCCCAGAAGGCCGAACTCGGCCTGCTGGACCCGGACTGGAGCCCCGTGCCCGCCGTCCTCGCCGACGCCGACCCGGACGCGCCGAAGGAGCTGCGCGGGCGGGTCGACCTCGACCCGCCCGCGAACCGGGCGCTCGCCGAGCGGATCGCCGAGCAGGCCGTCGTCCTGCTGCGCAACGACGGCACCCTGCCGCTGCACCGCCCCGCCCGGATCGCCCTGATCGGACCGAACGGCGACGAGCCGACCGCCGTCCTCGGCTGCTACGCCTTCCCCGTGCACGTCGGCAGCCAGCACCCGAAGACCCCGCTGGGCATCGAACTCCCCACCCTGCGCGAATCGCTGGCCGCCGAGTTCACGGGCAGCGAGCTGTGGACCGTCCAGGGCGTGGCGGTCGACGGCGAGGACACCGCCGGCATCGCCGAGGCCGTCCGGGCCGCGCGCGCCGCCGACCTGGTGGTGCTCGCGCTCGGCGACCGCGCCGGACTCTTCGGCCGCGGCACCAGCGGCGAGGGCTGCGACGCGGCCTCCCTCGACCTGCCCGGACGGCAGCGCGAGCTGCTGGAGGCCGTGCTCGACACCGGCACCCCGGTGGTGGTCACCCTGCTCGCCGGCCGGCCCTACGCGCTGGGGCGGGCGGTGGAGGAGGCGGCGGCGATCGTCCAGTGCTTCTTCCCCGGCGAGGCCGGCACCCGGGCCCTCGCCGGGGTGCTCAGCGGCCGGGTCAACCCCTCCGGGCGGCTCCCGGTCTCCGTCCCCGCGCACCCCGGCGCCCAGCCGTCGAGCTACCTGGCCGCACGGCTCGGCCAGGCGAGCGAGGTGTCCAGCAGTGACCCGACGCCCGCCTACGGCTTCGGACACGGCCTCGGCTACACCGAGTTCACCTGGTCGGAGCTCACGGTGGAGACCGGGGAGACCGGCACCGACGGGGCCTTCCGGGTCGCCTTCGAGCTGCGCAACACCGGCGACCGGGCCGGCAGCGAGGTCGTCCAGCTCTACCTGCACGACCCGGTGGCGAGCGTGGTGCAGCCGGTCCAGCGGCTGGTCGGCTACCGGCGGATCGAGCTCGCCGCCGGCGCCCGCTGCCGGATCGCCGTCGAACTCCCCGCCGACACGGCCTCGTTCACCGGACGCGACGGCCGGCGGATCGTCGAACCCGGCGCCCTGGAGCTGCGCATCGCCGCCTCCAGCACCGACGCCCGGCTCACCGTGCCGCTGCGCCTGACCGGCCCCGTCCGCGCCGTCGACCACACCCGCCGGCTGCACCCGGCCGTCACCGTCGACCGACTCTGAGGAGACCCGCATGCACGGCGACCTGACCGAGGCCGAGCTGCACGCCTACCGCAGCAGCCAGCGCGAGCCCGCCGACCTGGACGCCTTCTGGGCCGGCACCCTCGCCGAGGCCCGCACCGCCGGCGGCGAGGTGCGGCTCGACCCGGTCAGGACCGGTCTGACCACCCTCGACACCTACGACCTGACCTTCCCCGGCTTCGCCGGCGAACCGGTCCGGGCCTGGCTGCGCCTGCCGCGCGGCGCGGCGGGCCCGCTGCCCGCCGTCGTCCAGTACGTCGGGTACGGCGGCGGGCGCGGCGACGCCCTGGAGAACCTGCTCTGGGCCTCGGCCGGCTACGCGCACCTGCAGATGGACACCCGCGGCCAGGGCTCCGGCTGGAGCCGCGGCGCCACCCCCGACTCCGGACCGGCCGGACCGCAGGCCCCCGGCATGATGACCCGCGGCATCACCGACCCGCACGGCTACTACTACCGGCGGCTGATCACCGACGCGGTCCGCGCGGTGGACGCCGCGCGCACCCTGCCCGCCGTCGACCCGGCGCGAGTCGCCGTCCTCGGCGCGAGCCAGGGCGGCGGCCTGGCCCTGGCGGCGGCCGGACTGCTGCCGGACCTGGCGGCGGTGGTGGCGCACGTGCCGTTCCTCTGCGACTTCCCCCGGGCCGTCACCGGCACCGACGCCTACCCGTACCGGGAGATCGCCGACTACCTGGCCGTCCACCGCGACGCCGAGGAGCGCGTGCACCGCACGCTCTCCTACGTCGACGGCGTGAACCTCGCCCGCCGGGCCGCCGCCCCCGCCCGGTTCTCCGCCGCCCTGATGGACGAGACCACCCCGCCCGCCACCGTGTTCGGCGCCTACCACGCCTACGCCGGGCCCAAGGAGATCACCGTCTGGCGGTACAACGGCCACGAGGCCGGGCAGGCCGACGACGACCGGGCCGCGCTGGAGTTCCTGGCGCGGCACCTCGCGCCGAAGGAGTGACGTGCCCCACGCCGTCAACCCGATCCTGCCCGGATTCCACCCCGACCCGTCGATCTGCCGGGTCGGCGAGGACTACTACCTGGTCAACTCCAGCTTCCAGTACTTCCCCGGCCTGCCGATCCACCACAGCCGCGACCTGGTCCACTGGCGGCCGCTCGGCCACGTCCTGGACCGGCCCGGGCAGCTGCCGCTCGACGGCGTCCGCCCGTCCGGCGGGCTGTACGCGCCCACCGTCCGGTACGCGCACGGCCGCTTCCACGTGGTCTGCACCCTGGTCGACGGCCTGCGGGAGAGCGGCACCTTCGTGGTCACCGCGGAGGACCCGGCCGGGCCGTGGTCCGACCCCGTCTGGCTGCCCGAGGCGCCCGGCTTCGACCCCGACCTCTTCGTCGACCCGGCCACCGGCCGCACCTGGCTGCTCGGCGCCCGCCCGGTGCCCGGCCTCGAACCCGAGGGACGCACCGAGATCTGGGCCCGCCCGATCGACCACGGCAGTTGGCGGTTCACGGGGGAGGAGCGGGTCCTGTTCCGCGGCGCCCTGGTCGACGCCCGCTGGGCGGAGGGCCCGCACCTGCTGCACCGCGACGGCTGGTACTACCTGCTGCTCGCCGAGGGCGGCACCGAGGAGCTGCACGCGGTGACCGTCGCCCGCAGCCGCTCGCTCGACGGGCCGTTCGAGAACTGCCCGCGCAACCCGCTGCTGACCCACCGCCACCTCGGGCCGGGCCAGGCCGTCACCGGTGTCGGCCATGCCGACCTGGTCGAGACTCCCGACGGGGACTGGTACGCGGTGGTGCTCGGCAGCCGTCCGTACGAGGGGCGGCACACCGCGCTCGGGCGGGAGACCTTCCTGGCCCGGGTCGCGTGGGCGGAGGACGGCTGGCCCGTGGTCAACCCGGGCGTCGGCCGGCTCCAGCAGCTCGTCCCGGTCGACCTGCCGGCGCACCCGTGGCCGGCGGGGGCCGAGGACCCGTCGGAGCTCGGGCCGCAGTGGTGCTGGGTGCGCACCCCGCGCCGGCGGATCCACCGGCTCGACCCGGCGTCGGGCGTCCTGCGCCTGGAGGCCGCCCCGGTCCCGCTCGCCGAACGCGGCAGCCCCTCCTTCATCGGCCGCCGCCTGCAGCACCACCGCTTCTCCGCCACCACCACCCTGCTCGGCCGCACCCCGCCGACGGCTGCCGGCCGGGCCGGCCTGGCCCTGCTCCAGGACGAGGACCACCACGTGCTGCTCACCGTCGGCGCCGGCGGTGCCCGGGCGACCGTGCGGTGCGCCGGGCGCGAGCGGGTGCTCGCCGAACTGCCGCTCCGGCCGGGGCCGGTGCGTCTCGCCGTCCGCGTCGACGGCCGGGACGGCGAGCTGCTCACCGCCCAGGGCGACGAGGGGTGGCGGCAGCTGGCCGCGTTCGACGCCCGGGTGCTCACCACCGCCACGGCGGGCGGTTTCACCGGTGCCCTGGTCGGTCTCCACGCGTACGGCGAGGCCGGCGGGCACGCCGACTTCGCCGGCTTCCACTACGGCGGTGACACTACTCACGTGTGACATGTCACGCAACACATAACTGAAAACTTCCAATCTATGCGTCATGCATGCAATGCAAGCCTTCGAGTGGATCGTGCAAGCCTCTTGACAGGGACTCACCCGGAAGCCCTCAATAGGCAACACGCTTCAACGGGTTCCAACATCACCGCCGTCCCCCACGGCCGCGGGCACCCCCACTCGAGAGGATCGACCGCGCATGCGTCGATTGGCCTGTGCACTGTCAGCACTGCTCGTCTCGGCCGGTACGGCCGTTGTCGTGCCGCCCGCCTTCGCGGCGCAGGCACCGGTGTCGCCATCGTCGGCGGCCGGGCCCTACGTGCTCGAAGCCGAGAGCATGGCGCTGACCAACTTCACCACCGAGACCGTCGACCACACCTGGAACAACACCCTGGTCGACCATGCCACCTACGCCAAGGGCGTGGCGGGGCAGACGAGTTCGGCCCGCTCCTCGTTCAGCGGCGTGGCCGGCACCTACGACCTGATCACCCGTTACAACGGCATGACCGCCAACGGGGTGACGTACAGGCTCACCGTCAACGGCACCCAGGTCGACAGCTGGGGGACCTCCCGGCGCTGGGGCACCGACTACACCGACCCCAAGAACATCGACACCCGCACCAGCAGCAAGGTCGACCTCA from Kitasatospora terrestris includes the following:
- a CDS encoding beta-glucosidase family protein, with the translated sequence MTLPEKLAQLVGVWVGASDEGGEVAPHQHEMEQPPDLDELLPHGLGQLTRPFGTAPVDPALGALSLQRSQQRIAAANRFGIPAIAHEECLAGFAAWGATAYPVPLSWGAAFDPDLVREMAAAIGRDLRSVGVHQGLAPVLDVVRDARWGRVEETVGEDPYLVGTVATAYVQGLESAGIVATLKHFAGYSASRAGRNLAPVSMGARERADVILPPFEMAVREGRPRSVMHAYTDTDGLPSAADEALLTGLLRDTWGFTGTVVADYFGIAFLKALHGVAEDWADAAGLALASGVDVELPTVKTFGAPLLDAVASGAVPEALVDRALHRVLAQKAELGLLDPDWSPVPAVLADADPDAPKELRGRVDLDPPANRALAERIAEQAVVLLRNDGTLPLHRPARIALIGPNGDEPTAVLGCYAFPVHVGSQHPKTPLGIELPTLRESLAAEFTGSELWTVQGVAVDGEDTAGIAEAVRAARAADLVVLALGDRAGLFGRGTSGEGCDAASLDLPGRQRELLEAVLDTGTPVVVTLLAGRPYALGRAVEEAAAIVQCFFPGEAGTRALAGVLSGRVNPSGRLPVSVPAHPGAQPSSYLAARLGQASEVSSSDPTPAYGFGHGLGYTEFTWSELTVETGETGTDGAFRVAFELRNTGDRAGSEVVQLYLHDPVASVVQPVQRLVGYRRIELAAGARCRIAVELPADTASFTGRDGRRIVEPGALELRIAASSTDARLTVPLRLTGPVRAVDHTRRLHPAVTVDRL
- a CDS encoding acetylxylan esterase: MHGDLTEAELHAYRSSQREPADLDAFWAGTLAEARTAGGEVRLDPVRTGLTTLDTYDLTFPGFAGEPVRAWLRLPRGAAGPLPAVVQYVGYGGGRGDALENLLWASAGYAHLQMDTRGQGSGWSRGATPDSGPAGPQAPGMMTRGITDPHGYYYRRLITDAVRAVDAARTLPAVDPARVAVLGASQGGGLALAAAGLLPDLAAVVAHVPFLCDFPRAVTGTDAYPYREIADYLAVHRDAEERVHRTLSYVDGVNLARRAAAPARFSAALMDETTPPATVFGAYHAYAGPKEITVWRYNGHEAGQADDDRAALEFLARHLAPKE
- a CDS encoding glycoside hydrolase family 43 protein — its product is MPHAVNPILPGFHPDPSICRVGEDYYLVNSSFQYFPGLPIHHSRDLVHWRPLGHVLDRPGQLPLDGVRPSGGLYAPTVRYAHGRFHVVCTLVDGLRESGTFVVTAEDPAGPWSDPVWLPEAPGFDPDLFVDPATGRTWLLGARPVPGLEPEGRTEIWARPIDHGSWRFTGEERVLFRGALVDARWAEGPHLLHRDGWYYLLLAEGGTEELHAVTVARSRSLDGPFENCPRNPLLTHRHLGPGQAVTGVGHADLVETPDGDWYAVVLGSRPYEGRHTALGRETFLARVAWAEDGWPVVNPGVGRLQQLVPVDLPAHPWPAGAEDPSELGPQWCWVRTPRRRIHRLDPASGVLRLEAAPVPLAERGSPSFIGRRLQHHRFSATTTLLGRTPPTAAGRAGLALLQDEDHHVLLTVGAGGARATVRCAGRERVLAELPLRPGPVRLAVRVDGRDGELLTAQGDEGWRQLAAFDARVLTTATAGGFTGALVGLHAYGEAGGHADFAGFHYGGDTTHV
- a CDS encoding sugar ABC transporter permease — encoded protein: MTRAGRTGAGVTRPGFAWAAPAAVFFLLFAIVPLLLVAVLSFTSWDGITDPRFNGLDNWTGLAHDPVMLQSVGTTLLLTVLGVVTQTPISILLGVWAAGHQRNRAVLSAIYFVPLLLSATAVSVVWRAVLDPNFGVPSQAGWLFGDGNLLGTRAGAIGVLTFVGVWQFTPLHALIYQGGARAIPQVLYQAAAVDGAGTVRQFFHITLPQLRNTVITSMVLMVVGGLTTFDTVLILTQGGPGTDTTVSAYYMYQKAFKGFDFGAGSAIALVLVVVATLISLAVVRLSGYDRMRSSAEGL
- a CDS encoding ABC transporter substrate-binding protein, encoding MSPRFVAVAATTALLLGMATACSSGGTSADGGSGTIHVMVYGDATNKVEKQIVETFNKTSKVKVVLDTVPGADYQQKLQTVINTPQAPDVFFNWGGGSIQPFVKADLLLPLDGFIAQDPGLKDNFLPSVFNSAVVDGKPYGVPMRGTQPVLLFHNKKVLADAGITPPKTWDELVADAKALKAKGVTPIALGGADQWPTLMWFEYLYDRIAGPGLFQRALGGDPAAWAGEDSRAALAKLKELVDAGAFGTTYDSVKFTDGGSPALVAKGKAAFELMGSWYYSTQQDANPDFARTGLGYTGFPTVAGGKGDAADVVGNTNNFYSVLKKTKHPEAAAAFLKLMYSDEFVKAQLAIGNLPTTTNTANFLDTAASPEYSKYQYELVKAAPSFQLSWDQAYPPSAITPIHVAVQQFFNGKLDADGFIKAMQALSTS
- a CDS encoding carbohydrate ABC transporter permease, with the protein product MRRRPNWLAGLGSLVWLALVGLPLYVLLLATLRTRSDYSTEGPLSLPAEWTFDNYLTDLSNGFGQDFLNTLVVTASVVAIVLLLVPPLAYAIVRARGRTTGWVFRMFLLGLAIPAQAVIVPMFYVISKAGLYDHLIGVILPTAAFCLPVCTLVLTGAMRDITPELYEAMAMDGASPARVFRQLVLPLSRGGLSSVVVFAALQAWNGFLFPLILTQSDATKVVTLGLYEFQTEHGVDVPGLLSAVVLSMLPIFIVYLFARRALVQGLMGVGGK